In one window of Bdellovibrio bacteriovorus W DNA:
- a CDS encoding hypothetical protein (COG0823 Periplasmic component of the Tol biopolymer transport system), translating into MKVLGFALLLGSLTACSHSASQKSLSMSDYLLAQGARQLTQAGDNDEPQFSNDGQRLLFSSSMRVSHKSWQVYEYDFINNRERRVTFSDGDATSPSYMSDRELIYSSTTDEIKERPLQGTGNSNLPPSDIYMSDLYGNEITRLVNNPGFDGDPEFIPQTPKPFVIFSSKRNSHGAGVYRLDLGTLTTTLISSEKGKDKRFPVMSPDRGSLLWIEKNPQTKEDNLVLYKLGSKVPLVLKQGEGQYQSLFYAHRPPQRIFYSILRPGEKQYRLESYNLETQCTQVLFSGKESLYSPSVSNQLQERLAFSRDLQDRRQIYVAPMPQEIGPCLEGTSQANLKE; encoded by the coding sequence TCATAGCGCTAGCCAAAAATCTTTGAGCATGTCTGATTATCTATTGGCACAAGGAGCACGACAACTCACTCAAGCAGGTGATAACGATGAACCTCAGTTTTCCAACGATGGACAGCGTCTTTTATTTTCAAGCAGTATGCGAGTCAGCCACAAGAGTTGGCAGGTTTATGAATATGATTTCATCAATAATCGAGAGCGCCGTGTGACTTTCTCGGATGGTGATGCCACATCGCCTTCCTATATGAGTGATCGCGAGCTTATTTATTCCTCCACAACGGATGAAATAAAAGAACGCCCTCTACAAGGCACGGGCAACTCCAATCTTCCGCCTTCTGATATTTACATGAGTGATCTTTATGGAAATGAAATCACACGTCTTGTGAACAACCCCGGCTTTGATGGCGATCCTGAGTTTATTCCACAGACTCCTAAACCTTTCGTGATCTTTTCATCAAAGCGCAATTCCCATGGAGCAGGAGTTTACCGTCTCGATCTCGGCACTCTCACAACCACTTTGATTTCTTCAGAAAAAGGCAAAGACAAAAGATTTCCAGTGATGAGTCCTGATCGCGGAAGCCTTCTTTGGATCGAAAAAAATCCACAGACAAAAGAAGACAACCTCGTTCTTTACAAACTGGGCAGCAAAGTGCCTCTGGTTTTAAAACAGGGCGAAGGACAGTACCAAAGTCTGTTTTATGCGCACCGTCCTCCCCAAAGAATCTTCTATTCTATTTTAAGACCTGGAGAAAAGCAGTATCGCCTCGAATCCTACAATCTTGAAACTCAGTGCACGCAGGTTCTTTTCAGCGGTAAAGAGTCTCTCTACTCCCCTTCGGTCTCAAATCAATTGCAGGAGCGTTTAGCATTCAGTCGCGACCTCCAAGACCGTCGCCAGATCTATGTAGCCCCTATGCCTCAAGAGATCGGGCCTTGCCTCGAAGGCACGTCCCAAGCTAATCTTAAAGAGTGA